One genomic segment of Desulfomicrobium sp. ZS1 includes these proteins:
- a CDS encoding ATP-binding protein, whose protein sequence is MSETAQHFSTPQLEDIFQSVLSDIQNHRLLSCVIGFPKSGKTFFLNRLASAQNAHTLSITASSGQTLSQTINEKLSPEKENKAALTQLLREKKHVILFVDNSHLLTDADFAFLGGLFSLTRHLSTVLQVVLVGNGEIVHRLARPENRPIYNMLGAIWTLPKLNREQSLAYIRFLLDGAGLDTDLIGNPEAVAKRAAGVIGILRMLTMTLALKALHSDHSCDAEEALNFKSNCPETEEKPDDAMPTQNMASGNSVMAGVILALSMAGIIAIFLFFFSWLMPEARLGDMFSAITGTSRQEIIEPAPVSPAPPQNVQTASGSVHWQSVAKTVFRKRTTDGPYSLQLGAYPTMESLLLHLPRFMDQQQPLFWNHDQGDGRFSLFVGRFESFEQAGEFAEQNNLADTPVVFRPFVATVGPLTDQQQINRASMSLGLPEQLDIFERELVNGVEIQFALERSRDDALAHCTRAEQKGLSCAVTQYE, encoded by the coding sequence ATGTCCGAAACTGCGCAGCACTTCAGTACTCCGCAGCTTGAAGACATTTTTCAATCTGTCTTGAGCGACATACAAAACCATCGTCTGCTGAGTTGTGTGATCGGATTTCCAAAATCAGGCAAGACATTTTTTCTGAACCGCCTTGCGTCAGCCCAGAATGCCCATACACTAAGCATCACCGCATCATCTGGACAGACACTTTCCCAAACAATAAATGAGAAATTGTCACCCGAGAAGGAAAATAAAGCGGCTTTGACCCAACTGCTTCGCGAGAAGAAGCACGTTATTCTCTTCGTCGACAATTCCCATCTGCTTACGGATGCGGATTTCGCATTCCTGGGTGGCCTCTTCAGCCTGACAAGGCACCTCTCGACAGTGCTGCAGGTCGTTCTGGTCGGAAACGGCGAAATCGTGCACAGGCTGGCCAGGCCCGAAAACAGGCCCATCTATAACATGCTCGGAGCCATCTGGACTCTCCCCAAGCTGAACCGCGAACAATCCCTGGCCTACATCCGCTTTCTTCTCGACGGCGCCGGACTGGATACAGACCTCATCGGCAATCCCGAGGCAGTGGCCAAACGCGCTGCGGGAGTGATCGGCATCCTGCGCATGCTGACCATGACCCTGGCACTCAAGGCCCTGCATTCGGATCACTCCTGCGACGCGGAAGAGGCCCTGAATTTCAAAAGTAACTGCCCGGAAACAGAGGAAAAACCGGACGATGCCATGCCGACACAAAATATGGCCTCCGGCAATTCCGTGATGGCAGGCGTGATCCTGGCCCTGAGCATGGCGGGAATCATCGCGATATTCCTGTTCTTTTTTTCCTGGCTCATGCCGGAAGCGCGCCTGGGAGACATGTTCTCGGCCATTACCGGCACTTCTCGGCAGGAAATAATCGAGCCCGCGCCAGTCAGCCCCGCCCCCCCGCAAAACGTCCAGACGGCGTCCGGCTCCGTGCACTGGCAGAGCGTGGCCAAAACCGTTTTCCGCAAGCGCACAACGGACGGCCCCTATTCGCTCCAGCTCGGAGCGTATCCGACCATGGAATCCCTGCTGTTGCATCTTCCGCGTTTCATGGACCAGCAGCAGCCCCTGTTCTGGAATCACGATCAGGGCGATGGGCGCTTCTCGCTTTTCGTGGGGCGTTTCGAAAGTTTCGAACAGGCCGGAGAATTCGCGGAGCAAAACAATCTGGCCGATACGCCGGTGGTCTTCAGACCCTTTGTAGCCACGGTGGGCCCGCTCACGGATCAGCAGCAGATCAACCGTGCGAGCATGAGCCTCGGACTGCCCGAACAGCTGGACATTTTCGAGCGCGAACTGGTCAACGGGGTCGAGATCCAGTTCGCCCTGGAACGATCCCGCGACGACGCCCTGGCGCATTGCACCCGCGCCGAACAAAAAGGGCTCTCCTGCGCCGTCACGCAATATGAATGA
- a CDS encoding DMT family transporter, whose translation MPIFSALPFISLFVGMLLWGSSFVAFKYAVMFFDPIVVVFMRMALSAFLFLLVLPRWRPQNLRREDLGFMIFMALCEPCFYFVFEGQALTLTSASQAGMVAATLPVLVAVCAGFFLGERLTVRSWSGLILALAGVVWVSVSGVATEAAPRPLFGNFLELLAMFCAAGYTVSMKKLCSRYSPWFLTAVQSMVGTVFFLPLLFLPTTVMPQAFPPGPSLAVLYLCVCISIGAYGFYNYGISKLPAWQASAFVNLIPVFSMLLGWLCLGERLTAWQLVGVAVVFAGVLLCQQWPERERKNTLHRVMAEEGVLAQPLAVPEEAFVPVRDRDWKR comes from the coding sequence ATGCCAATTTTTTCAGCCCTTCCTTTTATTTCTCTGTTTGTCGGCATGCTGCTTTGGGGCAGTTCTTTTGTGGCCTTCAAGTACGCGGTGATGTTTTTTGATCCCATAGTTGTTGTTTTTATGCGCATGGCCCTTTCGGCTTTTCTGTTTCTGCTCGTGCTGCCGCGCTGGCGTCCGCAGAATCTGCGCCGGGAAGATCTGGGCTTCATGATCTTTATGGCCTTGTGCGAACCGTGTTTCTATTTCGTGTTCGAGGGCCAGGCCCTGACCCTGACCTCGGCTTCCCAGGCAGGAATGGTCGCGGCCACGCTGCCCGTTCTGGTCGCGGTCTGCGCCGGATTTTTCCTGGGCGAGCGCCTGACCGTCCGCTCATGGTCGGGCCTGATCCTGGCCCTGGCGGGAGTGGTCTGGGTCAGCGTTTCCGGAGTGGCCACGGAGGCGGCTCCGCGACCGCTCTTCGGCAATTTTCTGGAGCTGTTGGCCATGTTCTGCGCGGCGGGCTACACCGTGAGCATGAAAAAGCTCTGCTCCCGCTACTCCCCCTGGTTTTTGACCGCTGTACAGTCCATGGTGGGTACGGTCTTTTTTTTGCCGCTTCTTTTTCTGCCGACGACCGTGATGCCCCAGGCCTTCCCGCCAGGCCCCAGTCTGGCCGTGCTGTACTTGTGCGTATGTATAAGCATCGGGGCGTACGGTTTCTACAACTATGGGATCAGCAAGCTTCCGGCCTGGCAGGCTTCGGCCTTCGTCAATCTCATTCCCGTCTTTTCCATGCTGCTGGGCTGGTTGTGTCTGGGCGAGCGTCTTACCGCCTGGCAGCTTGTCGGGGTGGCAGTGGTCTTTGCCGGCGTGCTGCTGTGTCAGCAGTGGCCGGAGCGTGAACGCAAAAACACCCTCCACCGCGTTATGGCGGAAGAGGGTGTCCTTGCACAGCCCCTCGCTGTGCCGGAAGAGGCTTTTGTACCAGTGCGCGACCGGGACTGGAAAAGGTAA
- a CDS encoding phenylacetate--CoA ligase family protein, with product MKAYCPEEFFSRSELDKVQKTRLATTLERAARSDFYGRRFAENGIRPEAITSAADITRLPFTTKDDLRSAYPARMLTRPVTDMVRLHASSGTTGSATVIYYTRNDIDSWADLMARCMHMVGIRAEDTFQNMSGYGLFTGGLGIHYGAERLGCLTIPAGAGNSKRQLKLLEDFQVSAIHIIPSYALHLGTVKDELGYGPDSLNVRVALIGAEPHTEAIRKRIEDVWGLKAYNSYGLSEMNGPGVAFECLEQSGMHIWEDAYLPEIVDPETGEQLPDGEIGELVITTLCREGMPLIRYRTKDLTRFIPGDCACGRAHRRLDRIMGRADDMIILKGVNIYPMQVEQVLMSIPEVGQNYLIVLERDGYLDQMRVKVEVKEEYFVEDMRELKSLQSRISSRLRDEILITARIDLVEQNSLPKSEGKAQRVLDLRE from the coding sequence ATGAAAGCCTATTGCCCGGAAGAATTTTTTTCGCGCAGCGAATTGGACAAGGTTCAGAAAACGCGACTTGCAACCACTCTCGAACGTGCGGCCCGGTCCGACTTTTATGGCCGCCGTTTCGCTGAAAACGGAATACGCCCGGAGGCGATCACTTCCGCCGCGGACATCACTAGGCTCCCCTTCACCACCAAGGACGACCTGCGCAGCGCCTATCCCGCGCGCATGCTGACCCGGCCCGTGACCGACATGGTCCGCCTGCACGCATCTTCCGGAACCACGGGATCGGCCACCGTCATCTATTACACCAGAAACGACATCGATTCCTGGGCCGATCTCATGGCCCGCTGCATGCACATGGTCGGGATCAGGGCTGAGGATACTTTTCAGAACATGTCCGGTTACGGACTCTTCACCGGAGGGCTTGGCATCCATTACGGCGCCGAGCGTCTGGGCTGTCTGACCATTCCGGCCGGGGCGGGCAATTCCAAGCGCCAATTGAAGCTGCTGGAGGATTTCCAAGTTTCGGCCATCCACATCATTCCGTCCTACGCCTTGCATCTGGGCACGGTGAAGGACGAACTCGGCTACGGCCCGGACAGTCTGAACGTGCGCGTGGCGCTCATCGGCGCCGAACCGCATACCGAGGCCATCCGCAAGCGCATCGAGGACGTCTGGGGCCTCAAGGCCTACAACTCCTACGGACTGTCCGAGATGAACGGGCCGGGCGTGGCCTTCGAGTGCCTGGAGCAAAGCGGCATGCATATCTGGGAGGACGCCTATCTGCCCGAGATCGTCGATCCTGAGACGGGTGAGCAGTTGCCGGACGGCGAAATCGGCGAGCTGGTCATCACCACGCTCTGCCGCGAAGGCATGCCGCTCATCCGCTACCGCACCAAGGACCTGACCCGCTTCATTCCCGGGGACTGCGCCTGCGGGCGCGCGCATCGCCGCCTGGATCGCATCATGGGCCGCGCCGACGACATGATCATCCTGAAAGGGGTCAACATCTACCCCATGCAGGTCGAGCAGGTGCTGATGAGCATTCCGGAAGTCGGACAGAACTACCTGATCGTGCTGGAGCGGGACGGCTATCTGGATCAGATGCGCGTCAAGGTGGAGGTCAAGGAAGAGTATTTCGTGGAAGACATGCGCGAGCTCAAGAGCCTGCAGAGTCGCATCAGCTCCAGGCTGCGCGACGAGATCCTCATCACCGCGCGCATCGATCTGGTGGAGCAGAACTCCCTGCCCAAGTCGGAAGGCAAGGCGCAACGGGTTCTTGACCTGCGCGAATAG